The nucleotide sequence CTGCTTTTTGATGCAAATGATGTCGCCCTGAACCATCACTATACAAACAGGCGTCTAATATACCGTTACCTTCGGTATTAGCTTCTAGCAGTACTGCGCCCCCACCATCACCAAAAATGATACAAGTATTTCTATCCTGATAGTCAATAATAGAAGACATTTTATCGGCACCTACTACAATTATTTTTTTGTACATGCCTGTTTCTATAAACTTCGCTGCCGTAACTAAGGCATAAATAAAACCTGAACAAGCTGCGTTCAGGTCGTATCCCCAAGCATTTTTAGCGCCTATTTTATCGCAAATAATGTTAGCGGTAGCAGGGAACTGCATATCGGGCGTAACCGTAGCACAAATCAAAAAATCTATTTCTAACGGGTTAATGCCGCGTTTTTCTATCATTTTTTTGATAGCCTGCACAGCTATATCGGAAGTACCTTGCCCTTTTTCTTTAAGAATTCTTCGTTCTAAAATACCTGTACGGGTTCGTATCCACTCATCTGAGGTGTCTACCATTTTTTCAAGCTCTTGATTGGTAAGCACGTAGTCTGGAGTGTATGCCTCGACGGCGGTAATAGCTGCTGTAACTTTCATGTTTTTGTCAATCTGCAAAGATAGGTATTTTTATCTTATTTCAGGGTGGCGTATCATTCCCCCTGTGTGTGCCGCGTCAAAAGCAAAATATAAGCTTGCAGCTAAGATGGCAATGCATATATACATGAGCATACGCGTGCGATAACGTGGAGCAATCCAACCTATACTGCCAGCAATTAGCAGTAAGAACATTAAGTTTCTAAAAAATAGCCCCGATTCCTCATGTTTCTCCATCCATTTTAAGGATTGTTCTGAAAATACAATT is from Bacteroidia bacterium and encodes:
- a CDS encoding ketoacyl-ACP synthase III, which translates into the protein MKVTAAITAVEAYTPDYVLTNQELEKMVDTSDEWIRTRTGILERRILKEKGQGTSDIAVQAIKKMIEKRGINPLEIDFLICATVTPDMQFPATANIICDKIGAKNAWGYDLNAACSGFIYALVTAAKFIETGMYKKIIVVGADKMSSIIDYQDRNTCIIFGDGGGAVLLEANTEGNGILDACLYSDGSGRHHLHQKAGGSIKPATIETVQNREHYVYQEGQTVFKFAVVKMAEVAVEIMQRNQLKPEDIAYLVPHQANLRIIQATADRMGIGMDKVIVNIQKYGNTTNGTIPICLAEAQHLFKKGDNLILAAFGGGFTWGSVYVKWAY